A stretch of the Clavibacter sp. B3I6 genome encodes the following:
- a CDS encoding glycoside hydrolase family 26 protein, with amino-acid sequence MPSRRAPVVVANVIAPVATRVVATVIVPAVVASAVVLAAPAIAATARTTALPAPVPAIVLSVPSGTVGTAVAVTGSGFAVRKAGTLTAGSASARFTTTATGAFTSRIVIPKGSLSTIRITATSGAKRATAAFTVTKAAPTPSPTPKPSPSPSPTPKPSPAPSPAPGTGSRTPVPAPAPAPAPAPTAAPVALPASGPGISSARLRLGLSTPGGLAADAELDEASALLGESPSIVMNHVDFTHPAPIAGIASVAARGAEALVTWEPWKGGAGATQPAYANARILAGDHDAYIRSWGADLARYGGPVQLRFAHEMNGNWYPWSDGVNGNAPGSAAAAWKHVHDLVVAQGATNVRWVWSPNVPYPGSTDLASLYPGAEYVDVVALDGYNWGSAAPGQRWTEPAALFGPGLDRLRALAPGKPLLVAEVASSEVGGSKAAWTRDLVAYLHAQPDVIGFVWFDFQKEQDWRIDSTAASAASLRDALALRRR; translated from the coding sequence ATGCCCAGCCGACGCGCCCCGGTCGTGGTCGCGAACGTCATCGCGCCCGTGGCCACCCGCGTGGTCGCGACCGTCATCGTCCCCGCGGTCGTGGCCTCCGCCGTCGTGCTGGCCGCCCCCGCCATCGCCGCGACCGCGCGCACGACGGCCCTCCCCGCCCCGGTCCCCGCCATCGTCCTGTCGGTCCCCTCGGGCACCGTCGGCACCGCCGTCGCCGTGACCGGATCCGGGTTCGCCGTCCGCAAGGCCGGCACCCTCACCGCGGGCAGCGCGTCCGCCCGCTTCACGACCACCGCGACCGGGGCGTTCACCTCGCGGATCGTGATCCCGAAGGGCTCCCTCTCGACCATCCGCATCACCGCGACCTCGGGCGCGAAGAGGGCGACCGCCGCGTTCACCGTCACGAAGGCCGCGCCGACCCCGTCGCCCACGCCGAAGCCGTCGCCGTCGCCGTCGCCGACCCCGAAGCCCTCCCCCGCGCCGTCGCCGGCCCCCGGCACCGGATCCCGCACCCCGGTTCCCGCGCCTGCCCCGGCGCCCGCCCCCGCCCCGACCGCGGCCCCCGTCGCGCTGCCGGCGTCCGGCCCCGGGATCAGCTCGGCGCGCCTCCGCCTCGGCCTCTCCACCCCGGGCGGCCTGGCCGCGGACGCCGAGCTCGACGAGGCGTCCGCGCTCCTCGGCGAGAGCCCGTCCATCGTGATGAACCACGTCGACTTCACGCACCCGGCGCCGATCGCGGGCATCGCCAGCGTCGCCGCGCGCGGCGCCGAGGCCCTCGTCACGTGGGAGCCCTGGAAGGGCGGGGCGGGAGCGACCCAGCCCGCCTACGCGAACGCGCGCATCCTCGCGGGCGACCACGACGCCTACATCCGCTCCTGGGGCGCCGACCTCGCGCGCTACGGCGGGCCCGTCCAGCTCCGCTTCGCCCACGAGATGAACGGGAACTGGTACCCGTGGTCCGACGGCGTCAACGGCAACGCGCCCGGATCCGCCGCCGCCGCCTGGAAGCACGTGCACGACCTCGTCGTCGCGCAGGGGGCGACCAACGTGCGGTGGGTGTGGAGCCCGAACGTGCCCTACCCGGGATCCACCGACCTCGCCTCGCTCTACCCCGGCGCCGAGTACGTCGACGTCGTCGCGCTCGACGGCTACAACTGGGGATCCGCCGCCCCCGGCCAGCGCTGGACCGAGCCGGCCGCGCTCTTCGGCCCCGGCCTCGACCGGCTCCGCGCCCTCGCGCCCGGGAAGCCGCTCCTCGTCGCCGAGGTGGCCTCGAGCGAGGTCGGCGGCTCGAAGGCCGCATGGACGCGCGACCTCGTCGCCTACCTGCACGCGCAGCCCGACGTCATCGGGTTCGTCTGGTTCGACTTCCAGAAGGAGCAGGACTGGCGGATCGACAGCACGGCCGCCTCCGCCGCCTCCCTCCGCGACGCGCTGGCCCTCCGCCGCCGCTGA
- a CDS encoding alpha/beta hydrolase: MTRAHRRRETALALAAVLVGLVILPAPPGSGVEAGFAQLDRYAALSASEAQRMIAAHPALELQVMDASPERVVRWWAAKDRRQQRALIRSSPELIGDLDGVDYASRDAANRRQLRAEMRTERAAVAARADDVDARNRLAALTAIHDALHPTAPVGGGTAPPRTLVSLTLRDPPLAAIAVGDLDTARQVTFTVPGMGTYTDDMQLWTETAQNVFDAQAAVGAPAAHAVVAWIGYRTPPPGVAATLGDHAERGAPLLAGEIAGLHAARAGGDLASVSVIAHSYGSTMAADALAARDLGVYSFVMLGSAGVEDSIDDARDLHARHVYAGEAVDDDEAVWGRLSRQDPRAPGFGATVISVDGDPARGLLPVTGHAPVLHSPWNDDPDSPAWSAIRDRAERAAEYAAHETTYGYLDAGTESLRNAAIATTPHATEALDPAGR, from the coding sequence GTGACCCGAGCCCACCGGCGACGCGAGACCGCGCTGGCCCTCGCCGCCGTGCTCGTGGGCCTCGTGATCCTCCCCGCCCCGCCCGGATCCGGCGTCGAGGCCGGCTTCGCTCAGCTCGACCGGTACGCCGCGCTCTCCGCGTCAGAGGCCCAGCGCATGATCGCCGCGCACCCCGCGCTCGAGCTGCAGGTGATGGACGCTTCGCCGGAGCGCGTCGTCCGGTGGTGGGCGGCGAAGGACCGGAGGCAGCAGCGCGCCCTGATCCGGAGCTCCCCGGAGCTCATCGGCGACCTGGACGGGGTCGACTACGCGTCGCGCGACGCCGCCAACCGGCGCCAGCTGCGCGCCGAGATGCGCACGGAGCGGGCCGCCGTCGCCGCCCGGGCCGACGACGTCGACGCGCGGAACCGCCTCGCCGCGCTCACCGCCATCCACGACGCGCTGCACCCGACGGCCCCCGTGGGCGGCGGGACCGCGCCCCCGCGGACGCTCGTGTCGCTCACCCTCCGGGATCCGCCGCTCGCCGCCATCGCCGTGGGCGACCTCGACACCGCGCGCCAGGTGACCTTCACCGTGCCGGGCATGGGCACGTACACCGACGACATGCAGCTCTGGACGGAGACCGCGCAGAACGTCTTCGACGCGCAGGCCGCCGTGGGCGCCCCGGCCGCGCACGCCGTGGTCGCGTGGATCGGCTACCGCACGCCGCCGCCCGGCGTCGCCGCGACCCTCGGCGACCACGCGGAGCGCGGCGCGCCCCTCCTCGCCGGCGAGATCGCGGGCCTGCACGCGGCGCGGGCCGGCGGCGACCTCGCGTCGGTGAGCGTCATCGCCCACTCGTACGGATCCACCATGGCCGCCGACGCGCTCGCCGCCCGCGACCTCGGCGTCTACTCGTTCGTCATGCTCGGATCGGCGGGCGTGGAGGACTCCATCGACGACGCCCGCGACCTCCACGCCCGCCACGTGTACGCGGGCGAGGCGGTGGACGACGACGAGGCCGTGTGGGGCCGGCTCTCCCGGCAGGATCCGCGCGCGCCCGGGTTCGGCGCCACCGTCATCTCGGTCGACGGCGACCCCGCACGCGGGCTCCTGCCGGTCACCGGCCACGCGCCCGTGCTGCACTCGCCCTGGAACGACGACCCCGACTCGCCCGCCTGGTCCGCCATCCGCGACAGGGCCGAGCGCGCGGCCGAGTACGCGGCCCACGAGACGACGTACGGCTACCTCGACGCGGGCACGGAGTCGCTGCGGAACGCCGCGATCGCGACGACCCCGCACGCGACGGAGGCGCTCGACCCGGCGGGCCGCTGA